The Candidatus Hydrogenedentota bacterium genome contains a region encoding:
- a CDS encoding HigA family addiction module antidote protein encodes MPMKNPPHPGRHVRVNCLEPLGITVSDGAKALGVARQTLNNLLNEKSGISPEMSVRLEKMGWGTADGWLRLQMNYDLSLVRKRADAIVVHPIAEASGRS; translated from the coding sequence ATGCCAATGAAGAACCCACCCCATCCGGGACGGCACGTGCGAGTCAATTGTCTCGAACCCTTGGGGATTACCGTGTCCGATGGCGCCAAAGCCCTGGGGGTGGCACGACAAACATTGAACAACCTGCTCAACGAAAAGTCAGGGATATCACCCGAGATGTCCGTTCGCCTGGAAAAAATGGGCTGGGGTACCGCCGATGGATGGTTGCGCCTGCAGATGAACTACGACCTGAGCCTCGTGCGAAAGCGGGCAGATGCCATTGTAGTTCATCCCATTGCCGAGGCATCGGGACGTTCCTGA
- the hcp gene encoding hydroxylamine reductase: MHCDQCEQTFRGTGCVDRGICGKDADVESVQKILLYGLKGMAAYKHHARRLGKTDPEVEAFIEEALFATMTNVNFDLMTLVEMALECGRMNLKTMQLLNDGHVENFGIPEPTEVTEGIQEGPGILITGHDLMDLKDLLEQANNAGVNVYTHGEMLPGHSYPGLKKYPHLKGHFGSAWQKQRVEFERFGGPILGTTNCVLIPWDSNTYLDRFYTTRTTAVPGAMRITDNDYTPIIKRALEIGPLKPTELKKTTIGFHYTQILNHADTLVQAFKGGDIRHVFLIGGCDGAEPGRNYYADFAHATPMDSLVLTLGCGKFRIRDYDYGTVAGLPRFLDMGQCNDAYGAIQVALALAKAFECGVNDLPLTLMISWFEQKAVAVLLTLLYLDVHNIHLGPNLPAFVTPNVLALLQKNYNLKPVGTDAKADVEALLASL, from the coding sequence ATGCATTGCGACCAATGTGAACAAACCTTTCGCGGGACAGGCTGCGTCGATCGCGGTATCTGCGGAAAGGACGCGGACGTCGAGTCCGTACAGAAGATTTTGCTCTATGGACTGAAAGGCATGGCGGCATACAAGCACCACGCGCGGCGCCTGGGCAAGACCGACCCCGAAGTGGAGGCTTTCATCGAAGAGGCGCTTTTTGCCACGATGACCAACGTGAACTTCGACCTGATGACGCTGGTGGAGATGGCGCTGGAATGCGGGCGGATGAATCTGAAGACCATGCAGCTTCTGAACGATGGTCACGTGGAGAATTTCGGCATTCCAGAACCCACCGAAGTGACCGAAGGTATCCAGGAAGGCCCCGGCATTCTGATCACCGGTCACGACCTGATGGACCTGAAAGATCTGCTGGAGCAGGCCAACAACGCGGGCGTGAATGTGTACACCCACGGCGAAATGCTTCCCGGCCACAGCTACCCGGGCCTGAAGAAATATCCCCACCTCAAGGGCCACTTCGGCTCGGCGTGGCAAAAGCAGCGCGTGGAATTTGAGCGCTTCGGCGGACCCATCCTGGGCACCACCAACTGCGTGCTGATTCCCTGGGACTCCAATACCTACCTCGACCGCTTCTACACCACCCGCACCACGGCCGTTCCCGGCGCCATGCGCATCACCGACAACGACTACACGCCCATCATCAAGCGCGCGCTGGAAATCGGTCCGCTGAAGCCCACCGAACTGAAGAAGACCACGATCGGCTTCCACTACACCCAGATTCTCAACCACGCCGACACGCTGGTGCAGGCCTTCAAGGGCGGCGACATCCGCCACGTCTTCCTCATCGGCGGCTGCGACGGCGCCGAGCCGGGGCGCAACTACTACGCCGATTTCGCACACGCCACGCCCATGGACTCTCTGGTGCTTACCCTCGGCTGCGGCAAGTTCCGCATCCGCGACTATGACTACGGTACCGTGGCGGGCCTGCCGCGCTTCCTCGACATGGGCCAGTGCAACGACGCCTACGGCGCGATCCAGGTGGCGCTGGCGCTGGCGAAAGCCTTCGAATGCGGCGTGAACGACCTGCCCCTCACGCTGATGATTAGCTGGTTCGAACAGAAGGCCGTGGCCGTGCTGCTGACCCTGCTGTATCTGGATGTGCACAACATCCACCTCGGCCCGAACCTGCCCGCCTTCGTCACGCCCAACGTGCTGGCGCTGCTCCAGAAGAACTACAACCTCAAGCCCGTGGGCACGGATGCGAAAGCCGACGTGGAAGCACTGCTGGCTTCGCTGTAA